The genomic interval ATGCCACCTTAATCATGATACAATCTATAGCATACGATGAATGTGGCTTATAATTATACACAACTACTTTTGTGAATGTCGATTTCGTTATTTTCGTAGTTTATTATGATCGTTTAATTGCCGCAAGTGCAAATTTTAGAGCATAAATGGAAATAGTTCCTTTGTGAGGGCAAGGATTTACTATCTGATTTAAACCGCGCGGTTTCTGTCATAGATAACATGCACCCAGACGTAATTTAGATTTAcgattaaatattcatttctatCATTTATAGTggatttatttttgtcatttacaAAGTTAACCTTTGATGACATGTATGAGGTACCGAAAGTACAATAATTGATTTACACGTGATAATGTAAGTGATACACATTAAAGGTAAATGACACCTGCATGACAGTAATTGTGCCACACCTAAATGAAAATGGCACatatataacaaataaatgACATACGCATTCAGGTATATGGTGAATCATACACAAAAGGAATGACGCACACATGGACATAACTTATACACATAAGGCAAATGACGCACaagtaaatataaattaaaatgtcaCACATAAGGCAAAtgatgtatatgtgaaaataaatttaagCACACGTGATGCAAATGACGCACATATTAAAGGTAAATGACGtactaatatatgtaaataaatgcAAGATTCATGATACAAGAAAACATTATCTCACGTAAGCGAAAGTACGGTGACTTGTTCCATGCATTAAACATATATTGAAAAACAGGTGACGCGTCGACGATACAGTATACAAATATGCACATGGCTTATTGTCTTCTAACGAAATATATGGCTTATTGTCTTCTAACGAAATACAAAGTTTAAAAGACTCCCGATACACAACACACTTAAATAACACACTGTAAAATACAAGGTTACCATTAAAACCTTCTTAATATTACACTGCTTAGACCTCTGTAAGTCAtgtagattatatatatatatatatatatatatatatatatatatatatatatatatatatatatatatatatatatatatatatatatatatatatatatataaatatcatataGCTAGTTTGATTTAATATTGTgattgaagtgggcacaaaatttcatttctgaGCAGAGCTCTTAAGAATTTCTGCAATTTCTTATTGTTGTTGATGTACGTAGCAAgttatatttaatttgaaaGGTGTATTCTTAAGATtgagcctaattactgaaaaacattaattatgcaaatgagtcattacaACTGAAAGCTAACTTATCAACCTTCACAACACATGGAtcttgttatcatcaatgtacctactaaatgttatgttatgttatgttatgcgcACTCTTAAgatttagcctaattactgaaaaatcTTTAATTTTGCAAAGCCTCATTAAAACTAAGGGTTACATCAATAAAACTtatgtgtgtaccaaattatattgaatttgaagattgcAGTCTTCATATGGAGCCTAATTACtgcaaaatcattaattatgaaaatgagtcattaaaactacagGCTATACTTTCAAACTTTATTTTACACATGTgcattgttatcatcaatgtatgtatgcattattaggatatagcttaattagaaaccattaattatgcaaatatctcaTGTTAACCAAAGTTCGCCTGCATTGAGCCAGCCTTTTGTTTCAGAAAACGATGATAGACAGACAGCCATATgcagttagacagacagacagacagacagacagacagacagatagacacacagacagacttttcatccctaaattataaccttcccttacgaAATGTAAAAATTGATCCATTaatcccccttgtaattactgaaaacaccATTAGCTTATACTTAGTTTTGACAAGAGTTTCCACATGcattttcacttttgaatatatCCACaatatttaatcaatatttaatCAATATAATCAACATTATTTAGTATACATTGAAGATTCTAGTTCGTTTAcactattatttattttaagCATTATAGTTATAGTTAGTTTcttttaattatttgattttattcCTAGTAGTTACATTGttctattcatttttttaaattaagtaTCTTCACTTTGCTTGTATTTTAACAACAGcgacatttttttctttttactttaaatttggaGAACCGCTGTTTAAGAacaatttattgaatgtttgtcTGTATTTCCAGGCATTTTATCGCGACAAAAAAATATACGATGTTATTTTGGTCGAATTGAGATAAGAGATTTTGACAGTTTTATTAATTTACTATATATTCTGTATGTTATACTATTTTGTTagtaataattattaatatctaCCCACATTTCTACATGCCAGAAGAAAAAATTGGTTTCGTCATATACATTATGTCATCGCCTTTGATTTTCGTTTCTTCCTTTCCTAATAAGTTTTTCGGGGCATCTTTTCCTGCAGGAGGGAAAATGTCACGGACcaacatttgaatatttattacttCGGCAATTTCGTCCTCTTGTCTAAAATATGTCAATTTCACATCTCAAACTGAGCTATATGACAATTAGTTTTAACCCTGGCTGTCATCGGTTGAATGACGAAAAAACTAGGCATTGACGCAGTGTGATAAGTTGAGAGTGAAAATAATCTCATTGTTTTTTCTGACAATAGATTAATGAGAGCATAATGGTCTTAGTGTACGATAAGTCAGAATTTCGCTGATGATATCACTGGTTATTTCATCTTTTGCTACGTTCAACTGCACGGAAGATACCATGGCATTGATATCATTGTTCAATAATAGAAATGTAAACTTTCCTAAGGTAAGAGGTTGGACAATAAAGGCCAGTGCAGGGAAAAGACTTAGAAAAATATCATACCATGTTGTTCTGAGAGGTAACTGGCGAACCATAAATCTTTGTCTGTTGAACTATTCCTGTGTGCTCGTGTGATCAGGTAAAAGAGTAATGTTGTATGTAGTTAGCCGAACATTCAACACAACATTTAGTGTGAAATCAACAAGGTGACAGTATTAGTCCCTTTTAATGTTAATTGACACTACACTGTCAATAACAATAATGTTGGTGATTTCATAGTGCTTTAATTTCTTTGAAAGCCCGTTAGTGCCATCTtcaaaagcaaacaaataaaaacatctcACGCTCTGAAGAAGATAAGTCGTGCCCTCGAGATAATATGTTGTGTGCTCGAGATATTATCTCAAGCGCAAATATattatctcgttatctcgagatcTCGATATAATTGTTTTGCTTTCGGAAACgaaaagtacatacatacatacatacatacatacatacatacatatatacatgattgATGGTAAAAACGTGCTTGTTATGATGTGTCTTTTAAGGCTTGTTGATGTAGGATTTAATCATCATGGTTAATTTGCACATTATAATATCTCAATAATGTTAAGTATGTAGGCTCCAATTTCATATTGACTTTCCAAGTATGCATTACATCACTGGTATGGAAAAAATAGGGCAGTTTTGTTCAAGCTGTTTTCATGGTTTCCTGGAACGTCTAGAAGACGGTTCTCAAAAGACATTCTACCACTATTTTCTAACCAAGAATAAAGTTGGTCTTTACCACGAAGACTGATTGCAGCACCTACATACATCACTCCAGTGACTAGAAGACAGCAGACAGAACAGCCTGTAACATTGGCTGGCATCTATAATGTGTAACCTGTGTACTACTCAGTCGATATACGTTCTTCCAACTTCTTGGATGCGCAAATCACCAATTAGTGCTCTCTCGATTCCTACACCTGTGCTACTATTAACGTATTGTAATAAGTCTAGACTAAACTAGGATAATTCTGTGCCATTTAGTTAAAAGGCAAGACCGACAGAGCCCAAATAAAATGCagtgaaagaaaaatgttttctcTACTGGcatgtaagaatgaagtagttcaGTGCAAACTATCATTTCGTTCATAAAGCTTTTAAAACTTGGAATACTTTTTTTGTTCAGCAAACATAGAAGTACTGTAGCTGTATATATTCTCCCCAGCTATAAATGTCCGTTAATTATTAGAAGAATGATATTCACTTCcttgttctttttcttctctaCTATAACGTAAAATGTTTTGCGCGATGGGCTGAGGCCTTAACATTTGTAATAAAGCATACTATAATTAATATTCCAATTAAGGGGAacatcatgtattatacatatagCTCAGCATTCTGTATTGCAACTGTTATATCTGTACTATCTTCCCTTTCAGGAGATATTCAGGTTAAATCTGGTTATAGAAGCAAAGTAGAAAACATATAAGGGTTTAAGGTTACAGTAATTCCTGTAGCTAACCGGTATACAAAGTGTGTCATACTGCTCTTTCTTTGACAATCTGTGCATATACTCAGATACAGAAacacacagacggacggacgggcagacagatatacacatatacatatgcacatacacatacagaaagACATAAAAAGTGACAGTGACAAATCACAATCATCAAGAagggattttatttcattcaatgagTTTACAGTATCTTATCATCAACTAACAACTTATTCTTGTATACAATCATGCTACTGTGTATGGTTCTGCAGGAAAGTCAACACCTTCATCAGGACTACTTCCTCACCAAGATCATCTGATCTCTTTGTAACGATGTCTGTAAgatataaattttgttttgtattaagCAGAACTGCGACGAAAACAGAACTAGTGCGAAAAAGTCACAGGAAAGAGTGATCAAATATGACATACCATGCTAggggaaatgaaataaaaattattatacattatatattctctctctctctctctctctctctctctctctctctctctctctctctctctctctctctctctctctctctctctctctctctctctctctctctctgtgaaTGAGATGATCAGACTTGGGTATCGATGAGGACAGCAACCTAAATGTACTTACAGGAAGCCTCTTCCTCGCACAATGAAGGATCTTCATCATCGAAAATGAAAGGCCGAGACCAAGTACAATCCTGTCGACCGTTACATATCATATCCGACGTAACACAAGTATTCGGTGATTCCAAGCACTGGATTCCAATGGTACCATGGTCCTGACAAACTGAAGAGAGGATAAACTTAGGGAGGCAGATGTATTACTTTGAAAGTAGTCATTGTCACAGTATATAAATCAAATTAACATTCGTCAATGTAAATTTTATAATGACATTTTGATGCAACTGTGTTTGTTTAGTTTGTCACAAGTCACTTCCACACTTACCATAACAAACCTACTTCACATTCTCTCAGTAAGTGAATTGATTTTCCAAACACTGACCTAGTCTGTATTGTTTTATATCGTTTCTTACAAGTAACAAAATGgacaaaatattaattaaaaaatccaaTTTCTCATACTTTAGCTCAATACTGCAGTAAGTGAACACTGGTTGTTAATATAGTGATGCATTACATACCAATGAGACCAAATTTTGCTAATAGATCAGCAAGGGCTtggtttattattattttatcttcAGCCcctgaatatatataaatacaaatcatGTTATCAGATTAGTAACATATGTGAAACAAAGTTTTGTGTAAGTCTTAACGCATCATACCAATATTCGTACTTTGAATTTCTTAGTTTTACCTCCAAAACAAGGGGTTTTAACACAAGTGTATTTAGCTTTTACTATGTGCGTGGTcgaggcatatttgcatacattgttcGAATCTGTATTCGTTTagtacctacccatccctgattttatctttgtaatatgcatcgtcATATCGCAGTTGCTAAGGACGTGGTCAGGGTTAATTGGGCTAGTTGTGTCAAAACGTTTTCAACAATAAATTACAGAACAACTCCTCCAGAAACATGCCCTCCAAATTTCAatcccattcaccatgcagttttaaGATATCTTTTAGCCCCAAATTAACATTGTTAGACTTAATTCCCATATTGCTGATAGGATAATCACAATGCGTATACAGCTCCATCTACACAAGCTCAGATGCGTcacattaaatttcagctcaatctgctTGATagtttaatttatttgaatatacaACTAATGATGTTGCCGAACAATAGGCAAGCTGCCAGATAGGTTCTGCCCTGGGTGTTATTGCTCCTGTCAGCTAGTTGTtgatttaacatcaaatgttggagttgttttTAATTAGTCTGAGTGAAGTGAgagagtgtatgtgtgtcatattatctgGGTAGTGACTAACCGGCCctggtcttatcaacaattcGTTTACAACGAAACATCAGGGAGtaaaagattacactgtgatcaatagagaaacttgctgctagtaggtagttttagcacagcttgagacagactaagagatacagttggccAAACATTGTTGTAATTGCTATACTTTCAACAGATCGTCAGCACCCTACTGTAAATCAGACTCTCAAATTCCATTACATTACTGATAATTAACAATAAACTTACCATACACATTTAACTCGGCGGTATCACTTCTTCTAATACCAGCCATATTACCTGCTCCACATGTATAATTTCCAGTATCAGCTAGCCTAGCCTGGCTGATAATTAAACTTCCAtcagttgtgataaaaaaatTAGGATCTTCCTCCACGTTTATCAGTTTTCCATCTTTATCCCAGTATAACATCGGTTCAGGATACCCTTGCGGAGGCCGACACATCATCTGGAATGAGCTTCCTATTTCGACATTGCCACTTAATGGCTCTCTCTCAAAATGTCTACCAAGATCTGTTGAGGAAAAATACACATCAGCAAGTTTCAAATTGGTAGGCTGAACTTGAAATACTCTGGAAATAGACCTAAGAGTcatttttctatagctctaccagacaactgtttttttctcatttaaACTATAATTCTTAACAAGAACGacaaatgatttatttaaaacatgtcTTTTTCTCAACCAAAAGCTGAAGAATTATAAAGGATTATAAAGATACTTACAAGCAAGCCTGATAACAGCGATTCTACTTGTAATGGAACTTTCCCCATTCCAGGCAACACATTGACACCAATACTCTTCAACTCCAAAATTTAAATCCAAGTTGTCACGAGTTATTTCTGGAAAAAGTGTTAACATCTTGTTAATTATTATGATCaacacatatcatatatcaaCACAATGGTCCTTGTAGTACtagtcattgtcatcatcatagACATCGTCATCATTGTCGtcgtcctcctcctcctcttcctTCTCCTCTTCCTCTACACCACCACcgtcgccgccgccgccgccgccgtcgtcgtcgtcgtcatcatcatcatcatcatcatcatcatcatcatcatcatcatcatcatcatcatcatcatcatcatcatcatcatcatcatcaacaacaacattatcATCGTccatcatcattaccaccacaCCAGTACACAATcatcaccacaaccaccaccaccattaccccTATCTACATCGGCATATCATTTCATAGTAAAGTCATCTTTTCATATTCTGTAAGCCTTAGAGTCACTATTTAAACTAATGATATCTTACCAATAGAGGTACTTATCTGTACATTGCCCTCTTCATCCAGGGTTTCATGGACAATATGGTCTTCTGGTCTGACAAAGTCTgaattacatttgaaatttatttgtgTTGCTGGTGCTGCTATACAGGTCAGCCTAACTGGATTGTTTCCAACAAAATTGGCATCCTCTGGTTCTTGACTAAACACTGGTAGCATGATACTTGTGACAGCTGGACCATCCATGTCATTTACAATAGAACACACAGAGAcgttgtaaataaataatagtAGAGATTTCAGTTCTTAAAGTACAAAATATTCTGATTCATtatcaaatgtacatacaaatactaAACAACAGATATCCTTACACTGCAATATGTATGAATCCTATATGAAACACAAACTGAGTAGCATACCAGATATAATTAGCAGGAATGATTACAAATCAGTACTcaacaccacatcacaccacacagAGAGAACATCAGTACAAATCACATGCACGCACATGTGCACACATGCAAGCACGCATGTAagtgtgtacacacacagagTGTTGGATGTCTTACTGAAAAGTTTCGATAACCAGCCACCACCAAAGGGAATTTATCCTTATACAATTTGCATACACCTGATCACATCTTAGGCAAGTATAACACTAACACTAAGGAACTCACTAATATTTGACTTTTTCTGCAGTTAAATACTTATATACATGTCTATCTGTTAGTTATTAAGCCAAATCCCCCAACCACAGTACACTTAGTTCACGTGTCCTATGAGTACTCCTATCAACTGTGGCTGGATATCAAGGACCATAAACAGAAGCCATTAGATCGAGATTAAAGAGAACGCCTTTTCTAATTGTGACAGCAACCTAAGAGTAAATGTTGCTAAGAGATTAGTAAGGGATTGATTTATTCGATTTTAGTTGTTGGAGTTGTTTTTAATTAGTCTGAGTGAAGTGAgagagtgtatgtgtgtcatattatctgGTTAGTGACTAACCGGCCctggtcttatcaacaattcGTTTACAAcgaaacatcagggagtgaaagattacactgtgatcaatagagaaacttgctgctagtaggtagttttggCAAAActtgagacagactaagagatacagttggccAAACATTGTTGTAATTGCTATATTTTCAACAGATCGTCAGCATCCTACTGTTAATCAGACTCTCAAATTCCATTACATTACTGATAATTAACAATAAACTTACCATACACATTTAACTCGGCGGTATTACTTCTTCTAAAACCAGCCATATTACCTGCTCCACATGTATAATTTCCAGTATCGGCTAGCCTAGCCTGGCTGATAATTAAACTTCCATCAGATGTGATCAAAAAATTAGGATCTTCCTCCACGTTTATCAGTTTTCCATCTTTATCCCAGTATACCATCGGTTCAGGATACCCTTGCGGAGGCCGACACATCATCTGGAATGAGCTTCCTATTTCGACATTGCCACTTAATGGCTCTCTCTCAAAATGTCTACCAAGATCTGTTGAGGAAAGATACACATCAGCAAGTTTCAAATTGGTAGGCTGAACTTGAAATAGTCTGGAAATAGACCTAAGAGTCATTTTActatagctctaccagacaactgttttttctCACTTAAACTATAATTCTTAACAAGAACGacaaatgatttatttaaaacatgtcTTTTTCTCAACCAAAAGCGGAAGAATTATAAAGGATTATAAAGATACTTATAAGCAAGCCTGATAACAGCGATTGTATTTGTAATGGAACCTTCCCCACTCCAGGCAACACATTGACACCAATCATCGAGTTATGAAGGGTGTTTAATGTAACCAATCTGCTGGAAAtcgttccaaccaaattttaGGCCAATATGTTCAGCATGTTTGGAATTAGAaacttttgatttatttgtatatacgACTGATATGGGTGCCGAACAATAGGCAATCCTTATACCAGATAGGTTCTACCCTGGGTGAAGGGAAATAGCAGGTACGTTTTACTACCCCATGTTAgcaaatttgtttttactttcaGCTGGCTTTgttaatgaaatataatatcttaATTGCTACTTTCAACAATAAGTCGGCACCCTACTGTTAATCAGACTCTCAAATTTCATCACCTTACTGATAATTAACTAAACTTACAATATACATTTAACTCGGCGGTATCGCTTCTTCTAATACTAGCAATATTAACTGCTACACATGTATAATTTCCAGTATCAGCTAGCCTAGCCTGGCTGATGATTAAACTTCCATCAGCTGTGATCGAGAAATTAGAATCTTCCTCCACGTTTATCGGATTTCCATCTTTTTCCCAGTATACCATCGGTTCAGGATTCCCTTGCGGAGGCAAACACATCATCTGGAATGAGCTGTCTCTTTCGACATTGCCACTTAATGGCTCTCTCTGAAAACGTTTACGAAGATCTGTTGAAAAAAAGTACACATCAGTAAGTTTCAAATTGATCGGCAGAACTAGAAATAGTCTAGAAATAGACCTTAGAGTCATTTTActatagctctaccagacaactgtttattCTCATATAAACTTTAATTCTGAACAAGAActacaaataatttatttaaaacatgtcTTTTTCTCAACctaaagtggaagaagagaaatTGTGTATTAATTAAAGGATTGATACTTACAAGCAAGCCTGATAACAGCGACTCTACTTGTAATGGAACCTTCCCCACTCCAGGCAACACATTGACACCAATACTCCTCAACTCCAAAATATGAATTCACGTTGTCACGAGTTATTTCTGGAAAAAGTGTTAACATCTTGATaattattatgatatatatcatcattttgTAATTATCGCCACATTTAAATATCAACACAATGGTCATTGTAGTACtagtcattgtcatcatcatagACATCGTCatcattgtcgtcgtcgtcctcctcctcctcctccttctccttctcaccatcatcatcatcatcatcatcatcatcatcatcatctaaaTCCTCATCCTAATCATAATCATTCATCATaatcattcatcatcatcatcatcatcatcatcgttgtgGTTgtcgtcatcaccaccatcatcattattgtcattactatcatcatcatcatcatcatcatcatcatcatcatcatcatcatcatcatcatcttcttcatcctcattaccaccaccaccaccaccaccgagagcaccatcattaccaccaccaccaccaccaccaccaccacccctatCTACATCAGCATATCATTTCATAGTACAGTCATCTATTCATATTCTATAAGCTATAGAGTCACTATAACTAATAATATCTTACCAATAGAAGTATTTATCTGTACATTGCTCTTTTCATCCAAGGTTTCTTGGAGAATAAGGTCTTCTGGTCTGACCCAGTCTgaattacatttgaaattgatctGTGTTGCTGGTGCTGCTGTACAGGTCAGCATAACTGGATTGTTTCTAACAATATAGGCATCCTCTGGTTCTTGACTAAACACTGGTAGCGGGATACTTGTAACAGCTGGACCATCCATGTCATTAATAG from Glandiceps talaboti chromosome 3, keGlaTala1.1, whole genome shotgun sequence carries:
- the LOC144432846 gene encoding protein sax-3-like, producing MRTNENSLVVKTLIIAWLLSYICIITASNVKDRPLREDRSEAVTSIPLPVFSQEPEDAYIVRNNPVMLTCTAAPATQINFKCNSDWVRPEDLILQETLDEKSNVQINTSIEITRDNVNSYFGVEEYWCQCVAWSGEGSITSRVAVIRLAYLRKRFQREPLSGNVERDSSFQMMCLPPQGNPEPMVYWEKDGNPINVEEDSNFSITADGSLIISQARLADTGNYTCVAVNIASIRRSDTAELNVYYLGRHFEREPLSGNVEIGSSFQMMCRPPQGYPEPMVYWDKDGKLINVEEDPNFLITSDGSLIISQARLADTGNYTCGAGNMAGFRRSNTAELNVYAVTSIMLPVFSQEPEDANFVGNNPVRLTCIAAPATQINFKCNSDFVRPEDHIVHETLDEEGNVQISTSIEITRDNLDLNFGVEEYWCQCVAWNGESSITSRIAVIRLAYLGRHFEREPLSGNVEIGSSFQMMCRPPQGYPEPMLYWDKDGKLINVEEDPNFFITTDGSLIISQARLADTGNYTCGAGNMAGIRRSDTAELNVYGAEDKIIINQALADLLAKFGLIVCQDHGTIGIQCLESPNTCVTSDMICNGRQDCTWSRPFIFDDEDPSLCEEEASYIVTKRSDDLGEEVVLMKVLTFLQNHTQ